In one Trichosurus vulpecula isolate mTriVul1 chromosome 8, mTriVul1.pri, whole genome shotgun sequence genomic region, the following are encoded:
- the LOC118829441 gene encoding 40S ribosomal protein S27-like, with product MEQRCRISEDLPVANVPLMKDLLHPSPEEEKCKHKKHLVQSPNLYLMDMKGSGCYKITTVFSHTQTVVLCVGCSTVLCQPTGGKARLTKGCSFRRKQH from the exons ATGGAACAGAGATGCAGAATCAG TGAAGATCTCCCCGTGGCCAATGTGCCTCTCATGAAAGACCTCCTGCACCCCTCTCCTGAGGAGGAGAAGTGCAAACACAAGAAGCACCTGGTGCAGAGTCCGAACTTGTATCTCATGGACATGAAGGGCTCAGGGTGCTATAAAATCACCACTGTCTTCAGCCACACGCAAACAGTGGTCCTCTGTGTTGGATGCTCCACTGTACTCTGTCAGCCTACTGGAGGCAAGGCAAGACTTACAAAAGGATGCTCCTTCAGACGGAAGCAGCACTGA